In one Conger conger chromosome 5, fConCon1.1, whole genome shotgun sequence genomic region, the following are encoded:
- the urod gene encoding uroporphyrinogen decarboxylase, whose protein sequence is MDNIICPKDFPELKNDTFLRAARGEETQQVPVWCMRQAGRYLPEFRELRAGKDFFDTCRSPEACCELTLQPLRRFPFDAAIIFCDILVVPQALGMDVQMVPGKGPSFPEPLKGPEDLQRLRTKVDVPAELGYVFSAITLTRHKLEGKVPLIGFTGAPWTLMAYMIEGGGSTTYSKAKRWLYTHPEASHQLLGQLTSVIVDYLLGQVAAGAQALQVFESHAGVLGPVEFKEFCLPYLRDIARRVKEQLKESGQDSVPMIVFAKDGHYALEDLAQSHYEVVGLDWTIDPRSARVRTGGKVALQGNMDPCALYAPKETIAEIVKKMLDGFGPRGYIANLGHGLYPDMDPEHVGAFVEAVHSHSRQLLK, encoded by the exons ATGGATAACATAATTTG TCCAAAGGATTTCCCAGAGCTGAAAAATGATACTTTCCTGCGAGCAGCCCGTGGCGAGGAAACGCAGCAAGTACCGGTGTGGTGTATGAGACAGGCCGGCCGCTACTTGCCAG AGTTCCGTGAGCTCAGAGCTGGGAAGGATTTCTTTGACACGTGCCGGTCTCCGGAGGCCTGTTGCGAGCTCACTCTGCAG cctTTGAGGCGGTTCCCCTTTGATGCTGCCATCATCTTCTGCGACATCCTGGTGGTTCCACAG GCCCTGGGTATGGACGTCCAGATGGTTCCAGGAAAGGGCCCCTCGTTCCCCGAGCCCCTGAAAGGGCCGGAGGACCTGCAGAGGCTGCGTACCAAAGTGGACGTGCCGGCTGAGCTGGGCTACGTCTTCAGCGCCATCACCCTCACCCGTCACAAGCTGGAGGGCAAGGTCCCGCTCATCGGCTTCACCGGGGCCCCG TGGACTCTTATGGCTTACATGATTGAGGGGGGTGGCTCCACCACCTACTCCAAGGCCAAGCGCTGGCTCTACACCCACCCTGAggccagccaccagctgttggGCCAGCTCACCAGCGTCATCGTGGACTACCTGCTGGGGCAGGTGGCAGCAGGGGCCCAG GCCCTGCAGGTGTTTGAGTCCCACGCTGGGGTCTTGGGTCCCGTGGAGTTTAAGGAGTTCTGCTTGCCGTACCTGCGGGACATTGCGCGACGGGTCAAAGAGCAGCTGAAGGAGTCGGGCCAGGACAGTGTGCCTATG ATTGTGTTTGCCAAGGACGGCCACTATGCCCTGGAGGACCTCGCTCAGTCACACTATGAAGTCGTTGGCTTGGATTGGACCATCGACCCACGATCTGCACG GGTGAGGACGGGAGGGAAGGTGGCCCTGCAGGGGAACATGGACCCCTGCGCCCTGTACGCTCCCAAG GAGACGATAGCGGAGATCGTTAAGAAGATGCTGGACGGCTTCGGCCCCAGGGGGTACATCGCTAATCTGGGGCACGGACTGTACCCCGACATGGACCCGGAGCACGTGGGAGCCTTCGTGGAGGCGGTCCACTCCCACTCCCGACAGCTCCTAAAATAA